In Papaver somniferum cultivar HN1 chromosome 1, ASM357369v1, whole genome shotgun sequence, a genomic segment contains:
- the LOC113281208 gene encoding suppressor protein SRP40-like, with product MAPSTKKKKAAIKRRKKRALAANIQPSSPTNSQQQEEEEGDDDLKTHDEKQTTNGHIKIETSRNQSHYIETEKDNKPNFEGSFDSVKISNEEEMAGDKEIGDSESGKVHIEFPKESGKGGSSSSSSSDSSSDDESDVVKKIRSSKKKVLEEFKDGMAGITNAFSGILPSEDSVEKIVSSVEEKIEGASSISVPSNETEDKTLPASVAPSVDTSYGGGDSSKVPETPDSPEKEELLPIVPTIVQPASWKSCCGLFDVLTGSNR from the exons ATGGCTCcatcaacaaagaagaaaaaagcagcaataaaaagaagaaaaaaaagggctTTAGCAGCTAATATCCAGCCTTCTTCTCCAACTAACTCTCaacagcaagaagaagaagaag GAGATGATGATTTGAAAACCCATGATGAGAAACAAACAACAAATGGTCATATAAAAATTGAAACATCTAGAAATCAAAGTCATTATATTGAGACAGAAAAAGATAACAAACCCAACTTTGAAGGATCTTTTGATAGTGTAAAAATATCAAACGAAGAAGAGATGGCTGGTGATAAAGAAATTGGAGACTCTGAAAGTGGAAAGGTCCATATTGAGTTTCCAAAGGAATCTGGCAAAGGAGGTTCCTCCTCTAGTTCCTCGTCCGATAGTAGTTCTGATGATGAATCAGATGTAGTTAAGAAAATCCGATCATCCAAGAAGAAAGTATTAGAAGAGTTCAAGGATGGGATGGCCGGGATTACCAATGCGTTTTCTGGAATTCTTCCGTCTGAGGATTCCGTAGAAAAGATTGTTTCTTCCGTCGAAGAGAAAATTGAAGGTGCCAGTTCCATATCCGTGCCTTCCAATGAAACTGAAGACAAGACTTTGCCGGCGTCCGTTGCACCCAGTGTTGACACTAGTTATGGTGGTGGTGACAGCTCTAAAGTGCCCGAGACTCCTGATAGCCCAGAAAAAGAG GAACTTTTgccaattgttccaacaattgtGCAGCCAGCTTCGTGGAAGAGTTGCTGTGGATTATTTGATGTTCTAACAGGCTCTAACAGATGA